A genomic region of Conger conger chromosome 6, fConCon1.1, whole genome shotgun sequence contains the following coding sequences:
- the LOC133130787 gene encoding pyruvate dehydrogenase [acetyl-transferring]-phosphatase 2, mitochondrial-like: MSAAVSSWVLHSAKRKARHLFSPRCQHRLLPTCCWRVPLWPKRAWLSGTSACLQDSYRGGGVTPQGRRVSSASDDPDFQLTDAQVTAILRANEQAVRFPEGPALGFESNQLAANAPMEDRRSAVTCLRTRGAMFGVFDGHCGHACAQTVAERLLYYAAVALMPRPGLVELEAAMSDLRPLSPVLQWHKHHNDYNYRQSTSLYLRHLRAFWREILAGEEAAGGEGMSPRDALDRAFRRLDSDISLEAQVPLQSDPLRSLALEVAFSGSTACVAHVGADGVHLANAGDCRAVVGAQEGHGGWSALPLSRDHNALNGAELERLWAQHPEVEQGTVVEDGRLLGTLMPLRAFGDVRFKWSLELQRKVLENSRDLDSLDIYEYTPPNYLTPPYLEATPELTYHRLRPEDRFLILGSDGLWDMLDDEGAVRLVAEHLTAMYHQGGPSPPALDPNAATHLIRHAIGTNDYGEIDPERLATMLSLPEEVARMYRDDITVTVIYFNPVKQPDV, from the coding sequence ATGTCAGCTGCCGTCTCCTCATGGGTCCTGCATTCTGCCAAGAGGAAGGCGCGCCACCTTTTCTCCCCTCGCTGCCAGCACAGACTGCTCCCCACGTGCTGTTGGAGGGTCCCTCTCTGGCCCAAGAGGGCCTGGCTCTCCGGCACCTCCGCCTGCCTCCAGGACTCGTACCGGGGCGGGGGCGTCACGCCCCAGGGCCGGCGGGTCTCGTCGGCCAGCGACGACCCGGACTTCCAGCTGACGGACGCGCAGGTCACTGCCATCCTGAGGGCCAACGAGCAGGCGGTGCGCTTCCCCGAGGGCCCCGCGCTGGGCTTCGAGAGCAACCAGCTGGCCGCCAACGCGCCCATGGAGGACCGGCGCAGCGCGGTCACCTGCCTGCGGACCCGCGGCGCCATGTTCGGCGTGTTCGACGGGCACTGCGGCCACGCCTGCGCGCAGACGGTCGCCGAGCGGCTGCTGTACTACGCCGCCGTGGCCCTGATGCCGCGGCCCGGCCTGGTGGAGCTGGAGGCGGCCATGTCGGACCTCCGGCCCCTGTCGCCCGTCCTGCAGTGGCACAAGCACCACAACGACTACAACTACCGCCAGTCCACCTCGCTGTACCTGCGGCACCTGCGCGCGTTCTGGCGCGAGATTCTGGCGGGCGAGGAGGCGGCGGGCGGGGAGGGGATGAGCCCCCGCGACGCCCTGGATCGCGCCTTCCGCAGGCTGGACTCCGACATCTCGCTGGAGGCCCAGGTTCCGCTGCAGAGCGACCCGCTGCGGAGCTTGGCCCTGGAGGTGGCGTTTTCGGGCTCCACCGCCTGCGTGGCGCACGTGGGCGCGGACGGGGTCCACCTGGCCAATGCCGGGGACTGCCGGGCCGTGGTGGGGGCGCAGGAGGGCCACGGCGGCTGGAGCGCCCTGCCTCTGTCCCGCGACCACAACGCCCTGAACGGGGCGGAGCTGGAGCGGCTCTGGGCCCAGCACCCCGAGGTGGAGCAGGGCACCGTGGTGGAGGACGGCCGGCTGCTGGGCACCCTCATGCCTCTCCGTGCGTTCGGCGACGTGCGCTTCAAGTGGAGCCTGGAGCTGCAGCGGAAGGTTCTGGAGAACAGCCGTGACCTGGACTCCCTCGACATCTACGAGTACACCCCCCCCAATTATCTCACGCCCCCTTACCTGGAGGCCACGCCGGAGCTGACCTATCACAGGCTGAGGCCCGAGGACCGCTTCCTCATCCTGGGCTCTGACGGGCTGTGGGACATGCTGGACGATGAGGGGGCGGTGCGGCTGGTGGCTGAGCACCTGACGGCCATGTACCACCAAGGGGGGCCGTCGCCGCCCGCCCTGGACCCAAACGCCGCCACGCACCTCATCCGACACGCCATTGGGACCAACGATTACGGCGAGATCGACCCCGAGCGCCTGGCTACTATGCTGTCGCTGCCGGAGGAGGTGGCCAGGATGTACCGAGATGACATCACCGTCACTGTCATCTACTTCAACCCGGTCAAACAGCCGGACGTCTAG